One window of the Methanosphaera sp. WGK6 genome contains the following:
- the gatA gene encoding Asp-tRNA(Asn)/Glu-tRNA(Gln) amidotransferase subunit GatA, whose product MKIIEKVEAIKQQELTATENLEQMYSIIEEKNNDINAFVELDLQRAQKVAENIDNRIKNNEDTGKLAGLVIGIKCNINVEDLIVSAASPTLKEYIGSYNATVINRIIEEDGVIVGLTNMDEFAAGSSTETSMYGPTNNPSAPGHIPGGSSGGSAAAIAAGMCDIALGSDTGGSIRNPASHCGVMGFKPTYGMVSRQGLLDLSMSLDQIGPFANDTTGIALMLDVITGYDPYDTTTIKKETSPFIDDTKTTSLENTTVGIVKEFMDVTDDKINNVVNKSIDQLSDLGADIKELTFEDINLGLPTYYLINYVEFFSATRKYDGRKYGERIEEVCGPEVARRIEIGSYISQKEFSGKYYKKALQARSLIRNDFNDLLSNVDVIAGPTVPKLPHKIGEEIDTMDMYAYDILTVLANITGIPASSMKSGLVDDIPVGLQLQAKPEEDHKILSTMSALENN is encoded by the coding sequence ATGAAAATAATAGAAAAAGTTGAAGCAATAAAACAACAGGAATTAACAGCAACTGAAAATCTAGAACAAATGTATAGTATCATTGAAGAAAAAAATAATGATATTAATGCATTTGTTGAATTAGACTTACAAAGAGCACAAAAAGTAGCAGAAAACATTGATAATAGAATTAAAAATAATGAAGATACAGGAAAATTAGCTGGACTTGTTATTGGTATTAAATGTAACATTAATGTTGAAGATTTAATTGTATCTGCAGCATCCCCAACTCTTAAAGAATATATTGGAAGTTATAATGCAACAGTGATTAACAGAATAATAGAAGAAGATGGAGTTATTGTTGGATTAACAAATATGGATGAATTTGCAGCTGGAAGTTCTACTGAAACATCAATGTATGGACCTACAAATAATCCAAGTGCCCCTGGACATATCCCAGGAGGTTCAAGTGGAGGATCTGCAGCAGCAATTGCAGCAGGAATGTGTGATATAGCACTAGGTTCTGATACTGGTGGTTCTATTAGAAATCCTGCATCACATTGTGGAGTTATGGGATTTAAACCTACTTATGGTATGGTTTCAAGACAAGGACTTCTTGATTTATCAATGAGTTTAGACCAAATAGGACCATTTGCAAATGATACAACAGGTATTGCACTTATGTTAGATGTAATAACAGGTTATGACCCATATGATACTACAACAATTAAAAAAGAAACATCCCCATTCATAGATGATACGAAAACAACATCCCTTGAAAATACCACAGTAGGAATAGTAAAAGAATTTATGGATGTGACTGATGATAAAATAAATAACGTTGTAAATAAATCTATTGACCAATTATCTGATTTAGGTGCAGATATCAAAGAATTAACATTTGAAGATATTAATCTTGGACTTCCTACATATTATCTTATAAATTATGTAGAATTCTTCTCAGCTACAAGAAAATATGATGGCCGTAAATATGGTGAAAGAATAGAAGAAGTATGTGGACCTGAAGTAGCTCGTAGAATAGAAATTGGGTCATATATAAGTCAAAAAGAATTCAGTGGAAAATACTATAAAAAAGCACTTCAAGCAAGATCACTTATCCGTAATGACTTCAATGATTTATTAAGTAATGTTGATGTAATTGCAGGACCTACAGTTCCAAAACTACCGCATAAAATAGGGGAAGAAATTGATACTATGGATATGTATGCATATGATATATTAACTGTTCTTGCAAACATTACCGGTATTCCTGCAAGTAGTATGAAATCAGGATTAGTTGATGATATACCAGTAGGTTTACAATTACAAGCAAAACCAGAAGAAGACCATAAAATACTTAGCACAATGAGTGCATTAGAAAATAATTAA
- the tfrA gene encoding fumarate reductase (CoM/CoB) subunit TfrA, whose product MEIKEYTCDVLVIGSGGAGCKCGIIASKNNQDVIIVSKGLTFKSGCTMLAEGGYNAVFGYVDKEDALQIHIQDTLKGGAFLNDLELIHKLVTESPKMLIELEKYGSLFDRQEDGRLNQRAFGGQSYRRTCFKGDQTGHEMMVGLREEVIREGVKTHGEVMITKLLFDETNTKIVGAMGLSLEDSSIVVYHSKTTVIASGGCGWLYPVTSNAVQKTGDGVMIAYEAGADVMDMEMVQFHPTGMLSPKSRRGVLITEAVRGEGGYLINTDDERFMINYDSRQELATRDVVARAIYTEIQEGRGTDDGGVYLSVAHLPEEQVHTKLQTMVRQFKDVGVDITKEPMVVAPTAHHFMGGIKINSDCETNIENLYAAGEASSGVHGANRLGGNALADTQVFGNAAGLKASEKAKTSELLEPGENQINDEISRIQSIWTDGKYRPNDIKEQIQEIMWKYVAIVRDESGLKEAQVKLNELEEKTKNMKVPQFEEFNEDLVVAIEVISMIKLAKLIVKSALLRKESRGAHYRLDYPERNDKEYLKSFILNKNKDTRTVERGLFAD is encoded by the coding sequence ATGGAAATTAAGGAATATACTTGTGATGTGCTAGTAATAGGTTCAGGTGGAGCAGGCTGTAAATGTGGAATAATTGCTAGTAAAAATAATCAAGATGTAATAATAGTATCAAAAGGATTAACATTTAAATCTGGATGTACCATGCTTGCAGAAGGAGGATATAATGCAGTATTTGGGTATGTGGATAAAGAAGATGCTTTACAAATACATATTCAAGATACTTTAAAAGGTGGAGCATTTTTAAATGATTTAGAATTAATCCATAAATTAGTAACAGAATCACCTAAAATGTTAATTGAATTAGAAAAGTATGGTTCATTATTTGATAGACAAGAAGATGGAAGATTAAACCAAAGAGCTTTTGGTGGACAATCTTATCGTAGAACTTGTTTTAAAGGAGATCAAACTGGTCATGAAATGATGGTGGGTCTTAGAGAAGAGGTTATAAGAGAAGGTGTAAAAACTCATGGAGAAGTCATGATTACAAAACTTCTTTTTGATGAAACAAATACTAAAATAGTGGGAGCTATGGGTCTTTCACTTGAAGATAGTTCTATAGTTGTTTATCATTCTAAAACAACAGTTATAGCTTCAGGGGGTTGTGGTTGGTTATATCCAGTAACATCTAATGCTGTTCAAAAAACGGGTGATGGTGTTATGATAGCTTATGAAGCTGGTGCTGATGTAATGGATATGGAAATGGTTCAATTTCATCCAACAGGTATGTTATCTCCTAAATCTCGGAGAGGAGTTCTTATAACAGAAGCAGTTCGTGGTGAAGGAGGATATTTAATAAATACTGATGATGAAAGATTCATGATTAACTATGATTCACGTCAAGAATTAGCAACAAGGGATGTAGTTGCAAGAGCAATTTATACAGAAATTCAGGAAGGTCGTGGAACAGACGATGGAGGAGTATATTTATCTGTAGCACATCTACCTGAAGAACAAGTACATACAAAGCTACAGACAATGGTCAGACAATTTAAAGATGTGGGTGTGGACATAACAAAGGAACCAATGGTTGTAGCACCAACTGCTCATCATTTTATGGGTGGTATTAAAATTAATAGTGACTGTGAAACAAATATTGAAAATTTATATGCTGCGGGAGAAGCATCTTCAGGAGTTCATGGGGCAAACCGTTTAGGTGGAAATGCATTGGCAGATACACAAGTATTTGGTAATGCTGCAGGACTTAAAGCTTCAGAAAAAGCAAAAACTTCTGAACTTCTTGAACCCGGAGAAAATCAAATAAACGATGAAATTTCAAGAATTCAATCTATATGGACTGATGGAAAATACAGACCAAATGATATCAAAGAACAAATTCAAGAAATAATGTGGAAATATGTTGCAATTGTCCGTGATGAATCTGGTTTAAAAGAAGCACAAGTTAAATTAAATGAACTTGAAGAAAAAACTAAAAATATGAAAGTTCCACAATTTGAAGAATTCAATGAAGATCTTGTCGTTGCAATTGAAGTAATCAGCATGATAAAATTAGCAAAATTAATTGTAAAGTCAGCATTACTTAGAAAAGAAAGTCGAGGAGCACATTATCGTTTAGATTATCCTGAACGTAATGATAAAGAATATCTTAAAAGTTTTATCTTAAATAAAAATAAAGATACTAGAACAGTAGAACGTGGATTATTTGCTGATTAA